From one uncultured Paludibacter sp. genomic stretch:
- a CDS encoding SNARE associated Golgi protein-related protein, which yields MKKTILILSAVFLLAIPHISAQTAVSQQPDSTRTLFQKIEHWYKNNMNYGTITLLMAIESSFVPLPSEIVIPPAAYIASEPDSKLNIVLIIFFGTLGALLGATFNYFLAFFLGRPLVYKFAESKVGKLFLLSEEKIRKSETYFNNKGKISTFIGRLIPGIRHLISIPAGLARMNYGAFALFTVLGAFIWNVCLALMGYFAHGQADLINKYSHEFSIIIVVLVGLAVVYYALKFFIKRKKTDNQ from the coding sequence ATGAAAAAAACAATATTAATTTTATCTGCCGTATTTTTACTGGCTATTCCTCACATTTCAGCACAAACGGCGGTTTCACAACAACCGGATTCTACCCGAACACTTTTTCAAAAAATAGAACATTGGTATAAAAACAATATGAACTACGGCACCATTACGTTGCTGATGGCGATTGAAAGTTCGTTTGTGCCGCTTCCTTCCGAAATTGTGATTCCTCCTGCCGCTTACATTGCCAGCGAACCCGATAGTAAATTGAATATTGTTTTGATTATTTTTTTCGGAACGTTGGGAGCTTTACTGGGAGCCACTTTTAACTATTTTCTCGCTTTTTTCCTCGGCAGACCGCTTGTGTATAAATTCGCCGAGAGTAAAGTAGGGAAACTGTTTTTGTTAAGCGAAGAAAAAATCCGGAAAAGTGAAACGTACTTCAATAACAAGGGGAAAATTTCCACGTTTATCGGGCGTTTAATCCCCGGAATCCGACATTTAATTTCTATTCCTGCCGGTTTGGCAAGGATGAATTACGGCGCTTTTGCGCTCTTTACCGTGTTAGGAGCGTTTATTTGGAATGTTTGTTTGGCGTTGATGGGTTATTTTGCTCACGGACAAGCTGATTTAATCAATAAATACAGCCATGAATTCAGTATCATAATAGTTGTTTTAGTGGGATTGGCTGTAGTATATTATGCGTTGAAATTTTTTATAAAAAGAAAAAAAACTGACAATCAATGA
- a CDS encoding Tetratricopeptide TPR_1 repeat-containing protein, translating into MAKKHSYLFDDEHTELVKRYENYLSGASAGYFDVEEMGRIVDYYLMRGKTTESLKALEFGKKLHPDSGLLDLKRAKIYLATGNAQKANRILKNLVENTDPEVRFLKMETLIKLGKEREAYETALNMVEEEEDDKEWMCLDLALIFMTDGSFDYALDLLKKGEEFDNKNIDILFEKAFCFEQLSNYEAAIETYTKIIDIDPYMGEAWFNLGQVHFNRTQYEKALEAYDYALVINDSDSISLMQKGHVLYQLNRYAEAIEAYLEYLTFNSEKWSVMTFIGECYEKLENFPKSLQYYKLSLEEMPNNYDALVGAAICCLELEEYTESLSYIQSALELNDKAADVWVYYAETQIGLNNIDEALTAYLKSLALDPSQPDTLMAVASIYMDNSDFDRALKYYELAYSFDANLEMIELFMAVAYYYKNDQPNMEKYFRLAVQKNLDAIKLFQEFCPDATISQQ; encoded by the coding sequence ATGGCAAAAAAACATTCTTATTTGTTTGACGATGAGCACACTGAATTGGTAAAGCGGTATGAGAATTATCTTTCGGGTGCGTCTGCGGGTTATTTTGATGTGGAAGAAATGGGTCGTATTGTGGATTATTATTTGATGCGCGGTAAAACCACTGAATCGCTTAAAGCATTGGAGTTTGGTAAAAAACTTCATCCCGACAGCGGTTTGTTGGATTTAAAGCGGGCAAAAATCTATCTTGCTACCGGAAACGCGCAAAAAGCAAACCGTATATTAAAGAATTTGGTTGAAAATACCGACCCTGAAGTGCGTTTCCTTAAAATGGAGACGCTTATAAAACTGGGAAAAGAACGCGAAGCGTATGAAACGGCGTTGAATATGGTGGAAGAAGAAGAGGACGATAAGGAATGGATGTGTTTGGATTTAGCGCTTATTTTTATGACGGACGGCTCGTTTGATTACGCGCTCGATTTACTTAAAAAAGGGGAAGAATTTGACAATAAAAACATCGATATACTTTTTGAGAAAGCATTTTGTTTTGAGCAGCTTTCCAATTATGAGGCGGCTATCGAAACTTATACCAAAATTATCGACATCGACCCTTATATGGGGGAAGCGTGGTTTAATTTGGGACAGGTACATTTTAACCGTACTCAGTACGAAAAAGCGCTCGAAGCGTACGATTATGCATTGGTGATAAACGATTCCGATTCTATTTCGCTGATGCAAAAAGGACACGTGCTTTATCAACTCAACCGTTACGCAGAAGCCATAGAGGCTTATTTGGAATATCTCACGTTTAACTCCGAAAAATGGTCGGTAATGACTTTTATCGGCGAATGTTACGAGAAATTGGAGAACTTTCCCAAATCGCTGCAATACTACAAATTATCGCTGGAAGAAATGCCCAATAATTACGACGCGCTTGTAGGCGCAGCTATTTGCTGTTTGGAGTTGGAAGAATACACTGAAAGTTTAAGTTATATTCAATCGGCGCTCGAATTAAACGATAAAGCTGCCGATGTTTGGGTATATTATGCCGAAACTCAAATAGGACTAAATAATATTGATGAAGCGTTGACGGCTTATCTTAAATCGCTTGCTTTGGATCCTTCGCAGCCCGATACCTTAATGGCGGTTGCCAGCATTTATATGGATAACTCCGATTTCGATCGTGCACTGAAATATTATGAATTGGCATATAGTTTTGACGCAAATTTGGAGATGATTGAACTTTTTATGGCGGTAGCGTATTATTATAAAAACGATCAACCAAATATGGAGAAATATTTCCGTTTGGCAGTGCAAAAAAATCTGGATGCAATCAAACTGTTTCAGGAATTTTGTCCGGACGCGACGATAAGTCAGCAGTGA
- a CDS encoding exported hypothetical protein (Evidence 5 : Unknown function), with amino-acid sequence MKNICILSILLFCISLSYSQKYAQVLGFGDQCTINQLYKSNKKNKCRVLIYQPSFETLGFTSILLIKSSNLVVYWKINKSKIIVKGTIENDSIFSYNNFYLTGVRETEYGLKFIPPQDAFNTVIYFDNKYKFYFENEDSPGTYVPDPKYQKYREEWSRIILNELKPIIED; translated from the coding sequence ATGAAAAATATATGTATTCTTTCTATCTTGTTATTTTGCATATCTCTGTCCTATTCTCAGAAATATGCTCAAGTATTAGGGTTTGGAGACCAATGTACTATCAATCAACTTTACAAGAGTAATAAAAAAAATAAATGTAGAGTTCTTATATATCAGCCTTCTTTTGAAACTTTAGGTTTTACGAGTATTTTACTAATTAAATCAAGTAATCTTGTTGTTTACTGGAAAATAAATAAAAGTAAAATAATTGTCAAAGGCACAATAGAAAATGATTCTATTTTTTCGTATAATAATTTTTATTTAACAGGCGTAAGAGAAACAGAATATGGATTAAAATTTATTCCTCCCCAAGATGCTTTTAATACCGTTATTTATTTTGATAATAAGTATAAATTCTACTTTGAGAATGAAGACAGCCCTGGTACCTACGTGCCTGACCCTAAATATCAAAAGTACAGAGAGGAGTGGTCAAGAATTATCTTAAATGAATTAAAGCCTATTATAGAAGATTAG
- a CDS encoding hypothetical protein (Evidence 5 : Unknown function) yields the protein MDETDLGNRGLYHATDRFTSIDRFCEKYPWQSPYVFAANNPILNVDIRGDSAWSVKRDWNESDVKNFATYSEQKLKEYEGQDIDCADLSLSVLIDYASENGLALQISNANGDTFDSNSDNYNSVSEYKNGYKNDDGNRVDGVLPNVQARDISTNTFTINKTDVQPGDMIILTAPANHIVNYSQVAPKKKITYGNLSNGKPSAVETHNDWTHITQDSRGVIYKYLPNAKTAHRWKILDF from the coding sequence TTGGATGAAACAGATTTAGGAAACCGTGGATTATATCACGCAACTGATAGATTTACAAGTATTGACAGATTTTGCGAAAAATATCCTTGGCAATCACCTTATGTTTTTGCAGCGAATAATCCTATTTTAAATGTTGATATTAGAGGGGATAGTGCATGGTCTGTAAAAAGAGATTGGAATGAATCAGATGTTAAAAATTTCGCAACCTATTCAGAACAAAAGTTAAAAGAATATGAAGGACAAGATATTGATTGTGCTGATTTGTCACTAAGTGTATTAATAGATTATGCAAGTGAAAATGGATTAGCTTTACAAATATCTAATGCGAATGGCGATACTTTTGATTCAAATTCAGATAACTACAACAGTGTAAGTGAATACAAAAATGGATATAAAAATGATGATGGAAATAGGGTTGATGGAGTGCTTCCAAATGTCCAAGCTCGGGACATCTCTACAAACACTTTTACAATTAATAAAACTGATGTACAACCTGGAGATATGATTATTCTAACCGCCCCTGCTAATCACATTGTAAATTATAGTCAGGTAGCACCAAAGAAGAAAATAACATATGGAAATCTGAGCAACGGAAAACCCTCTGCTGTTGAGACACATAATGATTGGACACATATAACTCAGGATAGCCGTGGTGTTATATATAAATACCTACCAAATGCCAAAACTGCACATCGGTGGAAAATATTAGATTTTTAA
- a CDS encoding hypothetical protein (Evidence 5 : Unknown function): MVDVAALGGKTSAGVYIPNQANFVDRAIYEDDMKLLLEKGSDGIIYGVAIEGVVTKQVPKVNGMVIITQFLFNMYKGIFDQTKANTQHNKEVKKLKDQDK; encoded by the coding sequence ATGGTTGATGTTGCAGCATTAGGTGGGAAAACATCAGCGGGTGTATATATTCCTAATCAGGCAAATTTTGTAGATAGAGCTATCTATGAAGACGATATGAAACTATTACTTGAAAAAGGAAGTGATGGCATAATATATGGAGTAGCCATTGAAGGTGTTGTAACTAAACAAGTTCCTAAAGTGAATGGGATGGTCATCATTACTCAGTTTTTATTTAATATGTATAAAGGAATCTTTGACCAAACAAAGGCTAATACACAACATAATAAGGAAGTAAAAAAACTTAAAGATCAAGACAAATGA
- a CDS encoding hypothetical protein (Evidence 5 : Unknown function) — translation MIKHQTKKLRKEINYPQPMAIVMEKKLLLMETRTNYIIIIG, via the coding sequence ATGATAAAACATCAAACAAAAAAACTGAGAAAAGAGATAAATTACCCTCAACCTATGGCTATTGTAATGGAGAAAAAGTTGTTGTTAATGGAAACACGTACCAATTACATAATAATCATTGGGTGA
- a CDS encoding transposase (fragment) yields the protein MNIQNRILGEVYFVTDTVVDWVEIPARRRRVFTRPKYKHIILASPRSS from the coding sequence ATGAACATTCAAAACCGCATATTAGGAGAAGTTTATTTTGTTACAGATACTGTTGTAGATTGGGTAGAGATACCTGCCCGACGCAGGCGGGTTTTCACACGTCCGAAATACAAGCATATCATTCTTGCGTCCCCTCGTTCATCTTAG
- a CDS encoding exported hypothetical protein (Evidence 5 : Unknown function) — protein sequence MKNLIIIFIVLISFYSCIATCDDVKKECIPLSYNILVISKSKSRDFAFKGYDKKGNYDQFQISQYWDFYDYVEKGDSIVKISGHKELMLIKKDTTLIFPLMCHGQVVE from the coding sequence ATGAAGAATTTAATAATAATTTTTATCGTACTTATATCTTTTTATAGTTGCATTGCTACTTGTGATGACGTAAAAAAAGAGTGTATTCCTTTAAGTTATAATATTTTAGTGATTTCAAAATCGAAAAGTAGGGATTTTGCTTTTAAAGGGTATGACAAAAAAGGGAATTATGACCAGTTTCAAATATCTCAATATTGGGATTTTTACGATTATGTAGAAAAAGGAGACAGCATTGTTAAAATATCAGGTCATAAGGAGTTAATGTTAATTAAAAAAGATACAACTCTTATTTTTCCCTTAATGTGTCATGGTCAAGTAGTCGAATAA
- a CDS encoding hypothetical protein (Evidence 5 : Unknown function) — protein MQIRKDEVVDITTPSSYNSYGFSITSGVGVSAVPTYTWIFK, from the coding sequence GTGCAAATCCGAAAGGACGAGGTAGTAGATATAACAACACCGTCATCTTATAATTCTTATGGCTTTAGCATAACTTCCGGGGTTGGAGTTTCTGCAGTTCCTACTTACACTTGGATTTTTAAATAA
- a CDS encoding NUDIX hydrolase — MNFHNMFKYCPKCGSKHFVVNNVKSKQCEDCGFVFYLNPSAACAAFIKNEEGELLVCRRGKEPAKGTLDLPGGFIDYNETAEQAMAREIKEEINGDVIKTAYVFSLPNDYIYSGMNIPTMDMFFECKLRDYTHLKPADDVEECFFLPIREINPALFGLNSIKKAVEFFISGIENERKENFMA; from the coding sequence ATGAATTTCCACAATATGTTCAAATACTGCCCGAAATGCGGTTCGAAGCATTTTGTAGTAAATAATGTAAAGTCAAAACAGTGCGAAGATTGCGGCTTTGTGTTTTATTTAAATCCTTCGGCGGCGTGTGCGGCATTTATCAAAAATGAGGAAGGCGAGTTATTGGTTTGTCGTCGCGGAAAAGAACCGGCAAAAGGTACCTTGGATTTACCCGGCGGTTTTATCGATTACAATGAAACGGCAGAGCAAGCTATGGCACGCGAAATAAAAGAAGAAATAAACGGAGATGTTATTAAAACTGCTTACGTGTTCTCATTGCCAAACGATTATATCTATTCCGGAATGAACATTCCCACGATGGATATGTTTTTTGAATGTAAACTGCGAGATTACACCCATTTAAAACCTGCGGACGATGTGGAAGAATGCTTTTTTCTGCCCATACGTGAAATAAATCCCGCACTTTTCGGTTTAAATTCAATAAAGAAAGCGGTGGAGTTCTTTATTTCAGGGATAGAAAATGAAAGAAAAGAAAATTTTATGGCGTAA
- a CDS encoding hypothetical protein (Evidence 5 : Unknown function): MVEVPFNDNKLGMSMEINNLQYSVYNQDNFSFPKTYSVIKFNPYYKITGDAGFLKLGVKTGISNQGQTFTPSPDVEAQWNAIPDNLALYGGVTGDLRINTMSLMYDENRYLSSPLRLNDLYTPINAFAGVKFKPAYNFLLDVFGSYKTIHDQYFFINREYTSNDVPEQNLERIYQNRFDVIYADAVQSTVGLRADYNYKNQVNVYLKGAYNYWDVDGEQYAWQLPVWDIDFGTSVQIMNNINVFTQIFFQDGRYAKLGDKAVKMTPTLDINLGGSYTYNNWLSFFAKLNNILNKKYDIYYGYQVQGINGMVGVTLSF, from the coding sequence ATGGTAGAAGTTCCTTTTAATGATAATAAGCTGGGAATGAGTATGGAAATAAACAATTTACAATACAGTGTTTATAATCAGGATAATTTTTCTTTTCCAAAAACTTATTCGGTAATTAAATTTAACCCGTACTACAAAATTACAGGCGACGCGGGTTTTTTAAAACTGGGAGTAAAAACGGGCATCTCCAATCAGGGACAAACATTCACTCCTTCACCCGATGTGGAAGCGCAATGGAACGCCATTCCGGATAATTTAGCTCTATATGGAGGAGTTACGGGCGATTTGCGTATCAATACAATGAGTTTAATGTACGATGAAAACCGTTATCTCTCCTCTCCTCTTCGCCTCAACGACCTTTACACGCCTATTAATGCTTTTGCGGGTGTAAAATTCAAACCTGCATACAATTTTCTTTTGGATGTTTTTGGGAGTTACAAAACCATTCACGACCAATATTTTTTCATTAATAGAGAATACACCAGCAACGATGTTCCTGAGCAAAATTTGGAAAGAATTTATCAAAATCGTTTTGATGTAATATACGCTGACGCCGTTCAAAGTACGGTGGGTTTACGAGCAGATTATAATTACAAAAATCAAGTAAATGTTTACCTGAAAGGCGCTTATAATTATTGGGATGTGGACGGCGAACAATATGCTTGGCAGTTACCTGTTTGGGACATTGATTTTGGAACAAGCGTACAGATAATGAATAACATAAACGTTTTCACACAAATATTTTTTCAAGACGGAAGGTATGCTAAATTAGGCGATAAAGCGGTAAAAATGACACCAACACTGGATATAAATCTCGGAGGTTCATACACTTACAATAATTGGCTGTCGTTTTTTGCAAAGCTGAATAATATTTTAAACAAAAAATACGATATTTACTACGGTTACCAAGTGCAAGGAATCAATGGAATGGTGGGAGTAACGCTATCGTTTTAA
- a CDS encoding Polysaccharide deacetylase domain protein has translation MSEKRNIAFFTNDVETTSIVNGGLRTETGVKVWKEGMPRLLDLYAKYNVKSTFFFVADFAKDAPEIVKMIQPFGHEVACHGLTHDHKQAFDLMNFDEQKHHLREAKKILEDISGEEVLTFRAPALRVNEFTAKALIEAGFKIDSSVAPQRIDMFMSLGSKKKLAWLKAPRVPYYVSENNLARKGNTQLLEVPVSSFAFPYIGTFMRISPQLNKMTRHFLYQETKNTLKPINFLIHPNELIEEDSLHLKTEKRASNFISYLLSDLLRKKLKQRNLGISAQNLFEEEIKFWERKNYNFTTIKKAYL, from the coding sequence TTGTCAGAAAAAAGAAACATAGCTTTCTTCACTAACGATGTGGAAACTACATCCATAGTGAATGGCGGTTTACGAACAGAAACGGGCGTAAAAGTCTGGAAAGAAGGAATGCCTCGTTTGTTGGATTTGTATGCAAAATATAATGTCAAATCCACATTTTTTTTTGTGGCCGATTTTGCCAAAGATGCGCCCGAAATTGTGAAAATGATACAACCTTTCGGACACGAAGTGGCTTGCCACGGTTTAACTCACGACCATAAGCAAGCTTTTGATTTGATGAATTTTGATGAACAAAAACATCATCTCAGAGAAGCAAAAAAAATTTTGGAAGATATTTCGGGAGAAGAAGTGCTGACCTTTCGCGCTCCGGCATTACGTGTGAATGAATTTACTGCGAAAGCGTTGATTGAAGCCGGATTTAAGATAGATAGTTCGGTTGCACCTCAACGGATTGATATGTTTATGTCGTTGGGTAGTAAAAAGAAATTGGCTTGGCTGAAAGCTCCCAGAGTACCTTATTATGTGTCGGAAAACAATTTAGCGCGAAAGGGAAATACGCAATTGCTTGAGGTTCCGGTTTCTTCGTTTGCATTTCCGTATATTGGTACATTTATGCGTATTTCGCCACAGTTGAATAAAATGACCAGGCATTTTCTTTATCAGGAAACAAAAAACACACTCAAACCCATCAATTTTTTGATTCATCCAAATGAATTGATTGAAGAAGATTCGTTGCATTTAAAAACAGAGAAACGAGCAAGTAATTTTATTTCTTATTTACTCTCCGACCTTTTACGTAAAAAATTAAAACAACGTAATTTGGGAATCTCAGCTCAAAACTTATTTGAAGAAGAAATTAAGTTCTGGGAAAGAAAGAATTATAATTTCACCACCATAAAAAAAGCGTACCTGTAA
- a CDS encoding Galactoside O-acetyltransferase, translating to MDNVPESFNIPYYSAERKTKKAIENSASRRKMSKTKFVFRKLKNIILYRFAFFCPINNWRIKMHRWRGVNIGNNVYIGIQCAIDNAYPEYIFIGDNVSIVNETTILAHSNPMLHFEGVFPSYVSPVIIKSGAWIGVKSIILPGVTVGIKSVVSAGSVVNKNVDDYTLVAGNPAKKISELEALLK from the coding sequence ATGGATAACGTACCCGAAAGTTTTAATATTCCTTATTATTCTGCTGAAAGAAAGACAAAAAAAGCGATTGAAAATTCAGCAAGCAGAAGAAAAATGTCGAAAACGAAATTTGTTTTTAGGAAACTTAAAAATATTATTTTGTATCGGTTTGCATTTTTCTGCCCGATAAATAATTGGAGAATTAAAATGCACCGTTGGCGTGGGGTTAATATTGGAAATAATGTGTACATTGGTATTCAGTGTGCTATTGATAACGCATATCCCGAATATATTTTCATTGGAGATAATGTGTCAATTGTCAACGAAACAACTATTTTGGCTCATTCCAATCCTATGTTGCATTTTGAAGGTGTTTTTCCTTCCTATGTCAGTCCTGTTATAATAAAAAGCGGTGCTTGGATTGGCGTAAAATCCATTATTTTACCGGGAGTTACCGTTGGAATAAAATCTGTTGTTTCTGCCGGTTCTGTTGTGAATAAAAATGTGGATGATTATACGTTGGTGGCAGGAAATCCCGCAAAAAAAATATCGGAATTAGAAGCATTGTTGAAATAA
- a CDS encoding conserved hypothetical protein (Evidence 4 : Unknown function but conserved in other organisms) gives MKILITGASRGIGLFLLKKFKEEGHTVFGTYNGTEPETKLETLFTRVDVANTKEVQSWIEKSVNENDEIVLINCAGTNYNSLARRADADDWMNLININLGGTFRAINAVLPLMYKKGFGRIINFSSIVAQRGVIGTSAYAASKSALWGMTKTIAVENGQKGITINNINLGYTNAGMTINDVPEKLREEILQQIPSKKFGDLEDVYKTVKYLIDTEYINGTSIDLNGGLL, from the coding sequence ATGAAAATACTTATTACGGGCGCATCGCGAGGTATAGGACTTTTTCTTTTGAAGAAATTTAAAGAAGAAGGTCATACTGTTTTTGGAACATATAACGGAACCGAACCCGAAACAAAGTTGGAAACACTTTTTACTCGTGTGGATGTAGCAAATACAAAAGAGGTGCAAAGCTGGATTGAGAAATCTGTAAATGAAAATGATGAAATTGTGCTGATAAATTGTGCCGGAACAAATTACAATTCATTGGCACGCCGTGCCGATGCCGATGATTGGATGAATTTGATAAACATCAATCTTGGTGGTACGTTCAGAGCCATCAATGCCGTACTTCCTCTGATGTACAAGAAAGGTTTCGGAAGAATTATTAATTTTTCATCCATTGTTGCACAACGTGGGGTGATTGGAACAAGCGCTTATGCTGCTTCAAAATCGGCACTTTGGGGAATGACAAAAACCATCGCCGTAGAAAACGGACAAAAAGGAATTACTATCAACAATATTAATTTGGGCTACACAAATGCCGGAATGACAATCAACGATGTTCCTGAAAAATTGCGTGAAGAAATACTACAACAAATCCCCTCAAAGAAATTCGGCGACTTGGAAGATGTCTATAAAACAGTGAAATATTTGATTGATACGGAATATATAAATGGAACTTCTATAGATCTGAATGGAGGACTACTTTAA
- a CDS encoding transposase, whose protein sequence is MLIEYRNLYTHFVFITKNRLSLIQEQHRERIEKYITGIVSNNQCQLYAIYANPEHIHFLISRSPSIDEQTIATIIEKSSTKFINENKLCVGNFEWQVSCSAFSVSKSDVDKVCKYILNQKEHHKKKTFAEEHDEFMRFYQKTIKPIK, encoded by the coding sequence ATGCTTATAGAATACAGGAACTTATATACACATTTCGTTTTTATAACTAAGAATCGTTTATCTCTAATCCAAGAACAACATAGGGAGAGAATTGAAAAATATATTACAGGAATTGTGTCAAATAATCAATGTCAATTATATGCGATATATGCAAATCCTGAACACATTCATTTTTTAATCTCAAGAAGTCCTTCGATAGATGAACAAACTATCGCAACAATAATAGAGAAAAGTTCGACTAAATTTATTAATGAAAATAAATTATGCGTCGGAAATTTTGAATGGCAAGTTTCTTGTTCGGCTTTTTCTGTATCAAAAAGCGATGTAGATAAAGTATGTAAATACATTCTCAATCAAAAGGAACATCATAAAAAGAAAACTTTTGCAGAAGAACACGATGAATTTATGAGATTTTATCAAAAAACGATAAAACCCATCAAATAA
- a CDS encoding Polysaccharide deacetylase, producing the protein MDFTLKTYKRLLKTFLSNGYSLITYETYCSKKPDGKFLILRHDVDELAFNALKMAEVENALGVKATYYFRIVKQSNQPDIIRKIVELGHEIGYHYEDLSFSKGNFEIAKKTFEENLKYFRTYYPVKTVCMHGSSTSKYDNRDFWGKYNLKDFALIGEPYLTTDFEKVFYFTDTGYAWDGGKYSVRDVVENKFGLTFHSSKQIMEAVNKGNFPQQNLMLAHTLWSDNISQWFLLHLREFLRNNLKYFAQRNKILKKIYSGMVKAYWER; encoded by the coding sequence ATGGATTTTACTCTCAAAACATATAAGCGGTTACTGAAAACTTTTTTATCAAACGGATATTCGTTGATAACGTACGAAACGTATTGTAGTAAAAAACCGGACGGTAAATTTTTAATTCTTCGACACGATGTGGATGAACTCGCTTTCAATGCATTAAAGATGGCGGAAGTTGAAAACGCACTGGGAGTAAAAGCCACCTATTATTTCCGGATAGTAAAACAAAGCAATCAACCTGATATTATTCGCAAAATCGTTGAATTAGGGCACGAAATAGGATATCATTATGAAGATTTATCGTTTTCAAAAGGAAATTTCGAAATAGCAAAAAAAACATTTGAAGAAAATTTGAAGTATTTCAGAACTTATTATCCGGTTAAAACAGTTTGTATGCACGGAAGTTCCACGTCTAAATATGATAATCGTGATTTTTGGGGCAAGTATAATTTAAAAGATTTTGCTTTAATCGGCGAACCGTATTTAACTACCGATTTTGAGAAAGTATTCTATTTTACGGATACCGGTTATGCGTGGGATGGAGGAAAGTATTCGGTACGTGATGTAGTGGAAAATAAATTCGGATTGACTTTTCATTCTTCCAAACAAATTATGGAAGCCGTAAATAAAGGGAATTTCCCTCAACAAAATCTAATGTTGGCGCATACATTGTGGAGCGATAATATTTCTCAATGGTTTTTATTACATTTGCGTGAGTTTTTAAGAAACAATTTGAAATATTTCGCTCAACGAAATAAAATTCTGAAAAAAATATACTCAGGAATGGTTAAAGCGTACTGGGAACGTTAG
- a CDS encoding conserved hypothetical protein (Evidence 4 : Unknown function but conserved in other organisms) produces the protein MKTSVLSDKSFDFAIKVVKVCKYLNEEKKENILSKQLLRSGTAIGALISEGRYAESKLDFIHKYGIAQKECCETEYWIKLMFKCEYLSQKEYESLINDTTELLKMLTASILTAKKTLKK, from the coding sequence ATGAAGACTTCTGTTTTATCTGATAAAAGTTTCGATTTTGCAATAAAAGTTGTAAAGGTATGTAAATATTTAAATGAAGAAAAAAAGGAAAACATATTATCTAAACAATTATTGAGGAGCGGAACAGCAATAGGCGCTCTGATAAGTGAAGGAAGATATGCAGAAAGTAAACTTGATTTTATACATAAATATGGAATTGCTCAAAAAGAGTGTTGTGAAACCGAATATTGGATAAAATTAATGTTCAAATGTGAGTATTTATCTCAGAAAGAGTATGAAAGTTTAATAAATGATACAACAGAGTTATTGAAAATGCTTACAGCAAGTATTTTGACAGCTAAAAAAACCTTGAAAAAATAA